One window of Candidatus Desulfatibia profunda genomic DNA carries:
- a CDS encoding DUF3800 domain-containing protein translates to MYFLYLDESGSNTSHFVLLGLAIPATSWKAKTDQITPIKKSVLSSFLCKIFISQFFEEW, encoded by the coding sequence ATGTATTTTTTGTACCTGGATGAATCAGGAAGCAATACGTCTCATTTCGTCCTTCTTGGCCTGGCAATCCCCGCAACGTCTTGGAAAGCCAAAACAGATCAAATTACACCCATTAAGAAATCGGTACTGTCAAGTTTTTTGTGTAAAATTTTTATCAGCCAGTTTTTTGAAGAATGG